The Lycorma delicatula isolate Av1 chromosome 2, ASM4794821v1, whole genome shotgun sequence DNA window TTCtttgaaatcagttttttcaatattttaagatagtcttaaaggaaaaaggaatttttcaaaGAGATCTTATATGTCTTAATAACAGGATTTCAAGTTCTCAAATTCccatttgcttatttttattcgtattttaataaaaactctaaaataaaagtatttagtgattttaaatattattataatgtaatgaaatcttAAGATAAATTAGTGCCAACATTTTTgccttattaaattatttgaatttttatataagctGTAAATAGTTtccatataatatatatgatttaCCTCAATTTCCTTTAAGAGGCTTGGACCCACCCCACTTATTAAGAACCTAAAATGTATGTTCTCAATAGTTATTCTTgcgctttatttaaatttttaaattcgtgggcacaaaattttatttggaattaataaGAACGATGTAACATTCTGATGTATGCATCAGACACTTATatagaatttacatttttgatttagaaatttataataaatattttacaaaaaattctagtgaaaataaattaaaaccgaaAAAATAGGTTACAGGTGAATAACATATAACTAAGTTTAATGTTTTGTTACCTAaacaatcattaatataaatcatagaaaaattattcattttctgtcatttgacttacgaattattcttttttatgtagattttgtTTAATACACTTGGGCTGACaaacattcaaatattttgtaaCCAAAAAGCGATAAGAAACgatctctttatataatattattatcatatttgtatgttatttttacagaaaatggaCGTCTTCGTCGTTTTACGGATAGTGAGGTAATGAGTTTCGGTCAACCCGAGGAATATCGCCGAGAGAAGAAATGGAGTTTCTTTGgtctttttggaaaaaaaaaccaacctaaaaatgaagtaaaattaaaagaaggtaAATTAGATACCTCATCGAATGGAAATAAGATCGCATTTAATGGTATCAGAGGTGAAACTAAACCCTCCGGTGCATCAAATCTTGATGTGGATGGATTTAAACTTAAAACATCTCCAGCTGCATCTGCAGTCGGTATTCCACCAAAAGGTGAACCGGATTTTTCTCCTAGTAATAGTGGATATGGTGGATATAGTGGATATggaaaaaattcttatgtttcCAACAGAAATATGAATATCAACGGAGAAAGAAAATCAGAACACAGGTGAGTGTAAAAgtctttagaaataatttttttttaaatgttgttttgtgATTAAAGATTATCACGGATATTAAACCAAAACGGTAAAAGTTAAACTTCAAAATGTTTTAGGCCTCCCTATtgcatgaaaagaaaaaaaaacaacacaaataatatatatccAGAACTTATTTTGTGAATGCAGTTCCAAAAATAATTCAAGAAGTACATATTTATTACACTTATGAGTTTGAACATGTCTTATAAATCAATTAGGCCTGGGCATCCATCAGTATGGATACAGGAGTATTTCCAACTGTAATTTCCAGGTTACATCCAAATTCCTCTCAAATTCACACATTTATGTTCTCTTTGATATCAGTTTGTATTAGGGAAGTATTAATTTAACTGCAACTAGAACATTATAAGTGTAGTACAATGTTTTACCTTGCATATAATCACTGTCAGGTCAATCCTTTTAACTTCAagcattcttttataattatctcATCTCATTATACTAGCTTTATGATGTAACAACTATTTGTCAACTTTGCTTCTCAAAGcaccaaatttttctgaaaaacattcTCACAAAAATTAAGTgggttgtaaaattaattttgtaattgtgtaaaaatattttttgtgtctactgacactcatttttttttcaattggttcatcaatttttttttttttacttctactcattataccttatttttcttctgttattcTAGTGGGTTTAAGTGACATTTATAATTGCTAATTATATGTGCTtagcataaaaatttttatattgatgcATAACTTTTTAGGAATTTCTCTGAGGACTTTACCGTATGATTTAAGATgtgatccaatttactaaaagGTTTACGTAATGTAACCAATTGTAAATAAGCtttaaaacaacaacaaaaaaaattgaaactccactgtactatttttaaaaatcgagaAATGTGATCATTCAATCATATCAAACACTGGTACCTCTCAACTGCAATTACAAAccgaaaaaataagtaaaaacatataatctgtttcaacatttttcttgcaaattttgaaataaatgatttttatattttttacttttttctaatttaactaaatttttcattcatttttattttcttttaaggatTATTGAAAATGGTCAAGATACGATATATAGATATAAAGATGGTGATCTGGCTTCAAAAACAGTTAATGGTGTTCCTCAACCATACTGAACAAGAAAAGCAACGTAGAAAATCACACTGATTATTCTTCCTCAACctaacattacaataaattataactgtcataattaattgtaatcaatatactggaaaaataaggaaatataaaatgACATAATATATAAGTCGCatacattgaaaaatatattaattttacttaatatgcaggtaattaaaataaatataaataaaaatgaataaattatttaaaaaataagtaaattttattcttttgtggTTACAAAACATAAATCCTTAGTTAGTATCTTTTTAGAAGTAACTCCTAATTCTTCTCATCGTTAGTCGTATAgtaaacaaatgtataaaatcCACATTACTCAGGGAACAAGTGATCAAGGATAAAAAAGTGAATGAATAGTGAGAAAGAATCAGTCTATCCAAAGAGAGACCATGAATTCCTTTAAAAAGTGGAAATCGATTCCTCCCAAAAAGGGAGGAATCCCTTTTTTGTGAGATTAGGATATTCTGATCATATGAGAATGATAGAAGATAAGTCATTTTTGCATTGATAGAAAATAAGTCATTTTTGCATTGATCGACCCAAATGTATATTTAAACTACAGTAACCCTCAAATTCTTAGGAACCACCTGAGATTAAACTCCACGCTTTCTTAAGGAATACTCTCATCCCCCCTCAAGAATTATATTGCGTGTAGAAGtatctaacaaaaaaatcattcaccCAATACAAGGTACACTATAGTCCATAGAACTGTAgggtataaaaaatttcatcaactattacattaaaatatttatgctcagaattgaattttattgttgaGCACATGCAAGACAATagattatcatataaatatatgtgaattaacatgtaatttttaaaaatattttttactttctggcTACctgtatatttatactttaactacttatatacatatttatacttaCAGCTAGCTGTGCAGTAACTATATAAGTGAAAGTATCAGGTCAAATTTTGTATACCAGGTTTTTGCAGATTTTAACATTTCATGACCccctttaacaaaaaattgaaattttattttttgtatgtacgatacaatgatttttgtaatttttgccatttaaatttcatcaaaatttgctTAAGGGGGAGATACTCTTAACCTTACGGACTTTATGGATTCTATATCTTAAAATGTTACTCAAAGGGAAAGTAAATTCTTTCACATAACTGAATGTTCCTTAGATagctaatatattttctgattatgTTTATTCTTATTCAAATTCCCATAAAGAGAAGGGGGAAAAACCTTTTTGATAGTTTCTGAATTCGAAGTCACAATCTTATACTAATTAGCTGActccattatattattatttctctttggTTATGGGTTTggacaattttatttagaagagggaataataaacctaattcttttttcataatttattgttttgcagATATCTTCATTACTGAATAatcaatttttctgaaattttattcaataactttTGATTATGGTTCATTGATGCCACTTAATTTGGTTACAAATTTAGGAAAGAATGGAAGTTACAGTTACCATGCTTcctgtatcttaaaattttactgagagtatatcatttttttaaataattatttactaatgaaattatGGAAGATCAGGAAAGCAATGTAACtgcatgatttttattaataactattatctCTGATTATGAAGCAGTGTTTATTATGGGCTGTTTCACAACAGTAACAGGCCTAATTTCTTGTTCATATTATCCATCTTgcaatcttttttaagattgttatgCAGGTAAGGGGTGTAAGGTATAAGAGATGCCAATCAATTTGCGTTTTTGAGTACAAGTGATGTTCAACCCAAATCGATAATTGCAAAAGACAGAGTAAAGGTATCACTTGTAAATCTGAATATCAACTGAATATAACTAACTGTTCATATCATGTTAATACATATCAGTTTATTCAGCTAACTGAAGAAGACAActggaaaccacttcattccttatATCACTAAGGAATTGATATGGCTTGTTGAAGATGCTCGAGTTTGAATGCTCGTTACTTTAAGAATAGCTAACTGTTTTCAGAGAATCTTGTTACTCCCACACAGAAATTATGCTTATGGTAGATAACAagcaataaacataattttaactgctttgcattaatttgttttatatagatataagacTTCATTATTCTCATActagttaatttaataacaaattcatatactcatataataaaagtagatatgAGATCACTGTGTTAGAACACCAACAAAGAAAGGCatataatgactaaaaaaaagtgaaataggGACGTAGTCTAACTTCTTTGCTGTTTGGTTTGTTTAAAGgagaagaaataaaagtttttagagAAAATTCCAAGAATTCAggagaaataataaagatattgaaGGTCATACttctattttagttatatttttaaatatagtttagtACACTGCTCAAATTAATTAGAACACTACAGGAATTTTGATGTATTTCTGTAACAGGGAATTGGCAACACTGCAGTAGCTCTTACCAGATGTTTTTTTACACATAACCTCTCTGATAGTTAGTTCACTTGTGAGTTTAGGGTTTAGGATTTTGTATATTGTTTGCTATATTTTgtcagttttatgtaaaatataaatattataaggcAATAGTTCTTTAAGCTTTGTTATTCATTTATCAGACAAGATGGATGTAATACCTCAGAAATATAGCAGAATTATTGCCTTACCTCAACGTATAAGCATTTTACAGAAAGAAGGGCTGAAGAATGTGAGGTAGGTTTGGctactttaaaaagaattttaaagctgtttaaaaaatactGGTTCTTTTTAacccaaaagaaaagaaaaatgaggtCTTAAAAGGAAAACCACTCCTCAAGcagaacatttattaattaaaaaaagcaaaatgaaTCCAAGGTTATCGGTTGTAAATCTAAAttgagaaatgagaaaaaatggtGTTGATATCTATgagtattattaaacaaaactcTGAGAAGTTGGTTGAAGAGCACACTGATCAATGAAAAGCAGCTGATTACTGcaataatatgcaataaatatctacaattcgctaaaacctataaaaaatatgaaatagaacaATGCTAAAAATTCTCTTTTCTGATTAATCATATTTTGAAGTTAAGGGACATAAAGTAAAGTTTGTGAGCAAAAGTTCAAATCAAGTTACATCATATCTCATATCCTGCAAACATCAAAACATTTTCCAAAGAAGATGTTTTGGGTCTTCAAAGTACAGGACCTACTGTTCCAGTAGAAGGAATGATGAATCCTGATAAAAACATATCATTACTCTAGAGAAGACTGGTTCcactcttaaaaaaattgtttccagcTGGCAACATGATTTTTCAGCAAGATCTACACCTTGCCATATatctaaaaattcaataacttcTTCACTGAAACTGTTATAGATGTTCTTACATGGACAGGCAACTCACaagacttaaacccaattgagAATCTATGGTCAATATATAAGCCAAAACTTGCTAAATAAAACCACACAGCAAAAATGTCTGTGATTCCTGCAATGATCAAGATATTTTTTCATGGCAATGAATGGAAAAAACATGTGATAAACTAAATGAATCAATTCTGAATGTTGTCAGGAAGTAACAAAGAATAAGGAAAGGCACATCaacaactattaaaatataagtctGTACTCTTTAttgttaataagttttgtattaagagaaatttgttgtttttcaagTGTTCCAGTTAATTTTAATGGTACTGTATTTTATTCCCAACATATTTAATCAGAAatcatagatatttaaaatataatatttaaataaacagtaacatttcacatcaaaatattttgcttCCAAACACCAACTTAAATAAGTATTTACTTTTGtatcatttttactttgttttaataattattaaacaacttctattactttcatttatttatttatttccctttAGTAAGTATTGCTATTATTAAGGAAATGTTTACAGTATATATAAGCAATATTTAAcaactaaacaataaaattaaaataatcacataTAATCAAGTATCTTAACAGTAAATTACAAAGACTTAatctattaaacattattatatattcctttaactacagtttttttggttaaaatacatcatatgatttaaatataaacttctcattaataaaatctagcagttaatgttgaattgtttaataaatatgtcAAGTTTCAACAGTAATTAAGCAAAGCTAAATTCATTTGAtatcaaatgcctttttattttgtttcatacaactttataacatatacattcataagtaaatcagataatttattatgcatagctagttccatataaaataatgaattgaagATTTACTAATGTTTTACTTCCATTAGATTGTCTTTGACCTAGTATCATATTTGTACAAGTTCTTATTCAATAATCAATTGACAGTTAAATATGATAGCATTAAcccaattttcattttatgattcaaagagaatattaaaattaatacaaatattaatctctaaaaaattttaattttaaaagaacatcATATATACGTCTGATAAGATACACacaaggtctataaataaagtaatgagactagtttttttgagccaaagtggcaacactgtaaagttactaaacatatggttatatgaacagctgatttatattagatagtaatatttttagtctattgttgccacaggagacgtaaacaaactttttgcgaaacaaatttttgttgtgcattacaaaaatgagtgatactgattatgagcaacattgtgcggtgagaatgttactgaaactttttcaaaattgaaaagggcatatggagatgacgctctgtcatgagCTCAagattttaggtggtttaaagcattttcagatggccaagAATCAATTGCAGACAATTcatgctctggaagactgttaacgttAAAAAGAGAcaacaatgttgagtgaatcagagacttgatatggtacgattggtgattaactgtcagaatgactgcagaacaattaaatttgaaccaTATCACAATcgatcaaattttgacaaatgaattggacatgaaaaatgtttgaacaaaGTTGATCTCAAAAAAACCTCACTATTGAATAGAAAAACAACAGGGGGAAGTGTGCtacgatcttctagggcgaattgaaactgatcctgattttctaaaaactgttattactggtgatgaatcttggatatttgtgTACgtcccagaaacaaaacaccagagcaagaagcggcacacttcaaactcaccacgtctcaaaaaagcaaaaatgagcaaatcaaaaatcaaaaccatgttaatttgtttcttcgatagtaatggcattatcCATAAGAAGTTTTTGTCTATAgggcagactgtaaatcaatatgtttacagagaaattattGAAAGACTGCGAAAAAGAGATGCccacatgagaccagccatcaaagacaactgaacTGAACTGAAGTcaggatgctgcatcatgacaatgcaccttgtcacactaaactttcaattaatgaatttttagcaaagaaaagtattcctgtagttcctcaaccaccttattcacctgacttgagtctctgtgactttttcctgttcctgactttaaaaaaagacctcaaaggacacaattttggaacagtagaaaacaaaaaaaaaatgtaaccgaccatccaaaggatattccagtttctgagttccaacacttctatgaagagtggaaaaactGTTTAAAGCGTGCATGGCTTCCCAATGGAACTATTTTGAAGATGATAGAGTCCatatataattagattataaataaaaagtttttctgaaccagtctcattactttatttacagtccTCGTATAATATTCTcctcatacatttattttttagcaactgtaatatattaatttctgatttattaaaattggtaaaatcGTACTGCAGTATTGGATGTAATAACACTAATATACACCAATAGATGTGATATATAATTCAGATTATTaccaatttgataaaaataatctaattttttgtttatttttttacactgtctagcaaaaaatggaaagaatttcaggacaagtttcacaaataaaaataattaaaaatttcaatataaacatGGTTCTGGAATCGCTCTGTTTCAGATGTAGCTTGTGATCCCTGCTCCAAGGGTAAATTGGTTCTTCTTGTATAGCCGCCACCCTTAACATAGAAAACAGATGGTGGTCTAAATCTACCATATGGGAAACTTCTGTTAAGTATTTTTTAGTCTAGTTTCTAAACTTATTCCCACCCAGTTCATATCCAGCTTAGGAGATGTTTCCAACAGCTACAAAAGATTTGGCTACCTAAGCTGCCGTATTCATAGCTTTATACTCAAAAGTGTACTTAAGCCTTAAAATCACAACAAGCTCCTGTACTCTTTAGTTACAACAAGAAACTGGAGCTATAACAGTTTTTTACAGTTATACAAATTATTCTGCCCTTATAAATTCTCTGAATAGttacacaaaaagaaaatgaaaggtATAACTGTATTTTATACCGTGCAACATGAATATTCATGGTAGGttctaaaaacatgaaaatatgaattttaattaataaagtaaaattcttaGCAGATTTTCAGGTTTATTTCAGCATAgacttatatatttcattatgaaacaaaatagCCATAATCAGATGAAAATCTTTGGGACTAAGAggaaataaatactgataatgtTGCAAGTAATTGATTAGATAACAATAAAGCAAATAAGTGGGACATTCTGCCTCCAGAGTATATAGCTgtggaaaaagtaaattaatcaatacaatattacaataacatttactCTTACTTATAACTGCTGctacttttttgtagaaaattatatatttaattttgattattccattttgtaattttttttaaaaatgtcagtcaatcattaaagaaaaattcattactaCCTTAACTATTAATTTCAgttgaattttagttttactgtACCAAGCTATGTAACATGTTATCACCAGTACATCGAT harbors:
- the LOC142319356 gene encoding uncharacterized protein LOC142319356, yielding MRQNTLMLSSLIIFVIFCSISTAQTISDYDEDQFNGYENGRLRRFTDSEVMSFGQPEEYRREKKWSFFGLFGKKNQPKNEVKLKEGKLDTSSNGNKIAFNGIRGETKPSGASNLDVDGFKLKTSPAASAVGIPPKGEPDFSPSNSGYGGYSGYGKNSYVSNRNMNINGERKSEHRIIENGQDTIYRYKDGDLASKTVNGVPQPY